A window of Primulina tabacum isolate GXHZ01 chromosome 4, ASM2559414v2, whole genome shotgun sequence contains these coding sequences:
- the LOC142541674 gene encoding uncharacterized protein LOC142541674 — MALRSLDNKLPITQERPKKQAKVSEQIHKEKKQQHPEFGVNNENQHPSSLPTSTEVSVDYIPSDNLQAFQDPEVKIQSLLGGFESKDWLKVCESLNDVRRLALFHSTLLLPILENVVLVMVKAIKNPRSALCKTSIMASSDMFKAFGEKLLESTTPDSFNNLLLQLLLKASQDKKFVCEEADKGLKTLVEFIPPLSLLHKLDTYVGHSNLKVRAKAAISISSCVSKMDLESMKEYGLVALIQTAANLLNDKLPEAREAARSIVTSLFEAFTENEEEKQEKWQSFCQSNLPPIHAQALVKHVSS; from the exons ATGGCGCTAAGATCTCTTGATAATAAGCTTCCAATCACACAAGAAAGACCCAAAAAACAAGCGAAAGTCTCAGAGCAGATTCACAAGGAGAAGAAGCAGCAGCATCCTGAATTTGGCGTGAATAACGAAAACCAACACCCTTCATCGCTGCCGACTTCTACCGAAGTTTCCGTGGATTATATTCCTTCTGATAATCTTCAAGCGTTTCAAGACCCAGAAGTGAAGATCCAG AGTCTACTTGGAGGGTTCGAGTCAAAAGACTGGTTGAAGGTTTGTGAGTCACTGAATGATGTTAGGCGGTTGGCACTCTTTCACTCCACCCTATTGCTGCCAATTTT GGAAAATGTGGTTTTAGTAATGGTAAAAGCAATAAAGAATCCAAGAAGTGCGTTGTGCAAGACCTCAATCATGGCTTCTTCTGATATGTTCAAGGCTTTTGGTGAAAAGTTACTTGAATCCACCACTCCTGATTCCTTCAACAACTTG TTGCTGCAGCTACTTCTGAAAGCCTCTCAAGATAAGAAATTTGTATGTGAGGAAGCAGACAAGGGACTAAAGACATTGGTGGAGTTCATTCCCCCTCTTTCTCTTCTCCATAAGCTCGACACATATGTGGGGCACTCGAACCTCAAAGTCCGAGCAAAAGCCGCAATTTCCATCTCCAGTTGTGTCTCTAAGATG GATCTCGAAAGTATGAAAGAATATGGCCTGGTTGCGTTGATTCAAACCGCAGCAAATTTGCTAAATGATAAGCTCCCAGAAGCAAGGGAGGCAGCTAGAAGTATTGTAACTTCATTGTTTGAAGCATTTACAGAGAATGAAGAAGAGAAGCAGGAGAAATGGCAAAGCTTTTGCCAGTCTAATCTGCCACCTATTCATGCACAAGCTTTGGTTAAACATGTTTCATCTTAA
- the LOC142543349 gene encoding GTP-binding protein At2g22870-like — translation MLKLRPPRFHTHFSLLFDLPSSHLHRKFSFSRSFSSSTSRAPNPSHAAAKASSRAEPSESSRFVQKVLFVPPGMRPDEVTDDMVLPGSNIVIGPYAGDAKVKEVDFVKSSNRAKDCPKDDRPEFAMLGRSNVGKSSLINFLVRKKDVALTSKKPGKTQLINHFLINKSWYIVDLPGYGFANAPDSARMDWSSFTKGYFLNRETLVSVLLLVDASVPPQKIDLDCANWLGRNNIPMTFVFTKCDKIKGGKGRRPDENIRDFQELIRENYRLHPPWIMTSSITGLGRDELLLHMSQLRNYWDNE, via the exons ATGCTGAAGCTAAGGCCTCCAAGGTTCCACACCCATTTCTCCTTGCTCTTCGATCTCCCATCTTCTCACCTCCATCGAAAGTTTTCCTTTTCTCGCTCGTTTAGCAGCTCCACATCACGAGCACCAAACCCCAGTCATGCCGCCGCGAAGGCCTCTAGTCGGGCGGAGCCCTCCGAATCATCCCGGTTCGTGCAGAAAGTACTGTTCGTGCCGCCGGGAATGAGACCGGATGAAGTTACCGACGACATGGTCCTACCTGGGTCGAATATTGTGATTGGACCCTATGCTGGCGATGCTAAGGTTAAGGAGGTGGATTTTGTTAAGAGCAGCAACCGGGCCAAGGATTGTCCCAAAGATGACCGACCCGAATTCGCCATGTTGGGTCGATCGAATGTTGGCAAGTCATCACTTATCAACTTTTTGGTTCGGAAAAAAGATGTTGCTCTCACTTCTAAAAAGCCAG GAAAGACTCAGTTGATTAATCATTTCTTGATTAATAAAAGTTGGTACATTGTGGATTTACCCGGTTATGG TTTTGCTAATGCGCCTGATTCTGCGAGAATGGATTGGTCCTCATTCACAAAAGGCTACTTTCTGAATCGAGAAACTTTGGTATCTGTCCTACTTCTAGTTGATGCAAGTGTTCCACCCCAGAAAATCGACCTTGATTGTGCAAATTGGCTTGGCCGAAACAAC aTCCCGATGACTTTTGTTTTCACCAAGTGTGACAAAATAAAAGGTGGTAAAGGGAGAAGGCCCGATGAGAACATAAGAGATTTTCAAGAACTGATTAGAGAAAATTATCGACTACATCCTCCATGGATAATGACTAGCAGCATAACAGGATTGGGCAGAGACGAACTTCTTTTGCACATGTCTCAGCTTAGGAACTATTGGGATAACGAGTAG